TATATTTTTTGATTACGGAGCTAATGGACAGTGCTGCCACGACTCTTCTTGCTTTTCTTCTTGCTTGGCTGTGGAGCACAATGTTGTAGGTAATTTTCTATTAATACTCAGCTAAATAATGATTCAAATACCGGTTTCAAATCCCAGATTTCTACAGGTTTTATAAGAAAAGCAACAGGATTTATCTTTTGAGCACGCTCAGCAACTTGCTTATTTTCATAACCTGTCATAAATATAATTGGAATATTTGAGGTTTCTAATATTTGCTCAGCAGCTTCTATTCCGTCAATTTTACCTACCAAATGAATATCCATTAGAATTACATCAGGTTTAGTCTCTTTTACAAATTCAATTGCTTTTTCTCCGGTTGCAAAACGACCGCAAACCAGGTAACCTTCATCTTCAAGTTGCATTTTCAGCCAAGCTGAAAGAATAACTTCATCTTCTACTATTAAGATACTTTTTTGTTTTTCCATTTTACACCCTATTCTTATGATTTTCATCATTAATTTTAATATGCCATTTTAAACCTTTTTCAGATTTAATTGAAACTTCTCCTTTTAGCTGATATTCTATAACCGAAAATACAGAAGCCAAACCCATTGAACCATCTTTTCTCGGGTCGAATTTTTTTGGAAAGCCTATGCCATTATCAGCCAGTTCAAGATTTATAGTTTTATCTTTCTCTCTAAATAAACGAATGGATATTACACCTTCCTGACGATTAGGAAATGCGTGTTTGAAGATATTAGAAATAAGTTCATTGATAATTAAACCGAGAGGGACAGCATAATCGATTGAAATTATAATATCATTCATTTCTAAGTTAACTTTAATTTTCTCTGCTAAAACACCGTAACTTTGCATTATCATTTTTGTAAGATCTGCAATGTACTCTTTCAAATCTATATTAGAAAGGTCTTTGGCTTTGTATAATTTCTGATGAACCAGTGCCATTGCCTGTATCTTATTGTTTACCTCCCTGAAAGTGGATTTTACAAATTCATTGTCAGAACGTCTGGACTCCATTGAAAGCATTGCTTTGATCACCGCCATATTATTTTTAGTTCGATGATATATTTCTTGTATTAATGCTGTCTTTTCTTTCAATCTGTTCGCAATTTCTTTTTCGGCTGCTTTCAGAGCGCTGATATCTGTTATAAAGGCAAAGCAACCTTCACGCTCTCCTTTGCTGTTAAACTGAGAAGTAGCATTAAATAATGTGGGTATTTTTCTACCGGTTTTGCTAAGCAGTGTTATTTCAAAAGAACGATGTTCAACTGCTTTTGCTTTGAAAATCTTGTCTTTGAAGATCTCAGCATTTTCTTCATCCACAAAATCGAAAGGGGTTTTACCAAGAATTTCGTCTTTTGTATAACCGAGTATTTTACAGAAAGAATCATTTACATTGATTGTTTTGTTATTGATATCGATCATCCAGAAACCTTCGGCTGCAGTTGAAATAAGGGAACGGTATTTCTCTTCACTCTTACGTAATTCCTTCCGTGCTTTCTTAGCTTCTGTAATATCCTCCGCCACTTTTATATAATTGATGATTTTGCCCTGCTCATCAAATATGGGTGAAATAGAAGCCATTTCCCAATACAAATCACCATTTTTCTTTTTGTTATGAAATTCTCCCCGCCACTCTTTGCCGGAAGAAATTGTTTTCCATAATTCTTTAAACATTTCATCAGGTTGCTCACCGGATTTCAGGATTCTCGGGTTTTTGCCTTTTGCTTCTTCAAA
The Candidatus Cloacimonadota bacterium genome window above contains:
- a CDS encoding response regulator, whose amino-acid sequence is MEKQKSILIVEDEVILSAWLKMQLEDEGYLVCGRFATGEKAIEFVKETKPDVILMDIHLVGKIDGIEAAEQILETSNIPIIFMTGYENKQVAERAQKINPVAFLIKPVEIWDLKPVFESLFS
- a CDS encoding PAS domain S-box protein; the encoded protein is EQVKERTINLEKQFEKSEKQRIATLSVLTDLNKTTVNLKAEITERKQAEKELTKLSTAVKQSPSVIAITDLDGNLEYVNPKFTELTGYTFEEAKGKNPRILKSGEQPDEMFKELWKTISSGKEWRGEFHNKKKNGDLYWEMASISPIFDEQGKIINYIKVAEDITEAKKARKELRKSEEKYRSLISTAAEGFWMIDINNKTINVNDSFCKILGYTKDEILGKTPFDFVDEENAEIFKDKIFKAKAVEHRSFEITLLSKTGRKIPTLFNATSQFNSKGEREGCFAFITDISALKAAEKEIANRLKEKTALIQEIYHRTKNNMAVIKAMLSMESRRSDNEFVKSTFREVNNKIQAMALVHQKLYKAKDLSNIDLKEYIADLTKMIMQSYGVLAEKIKVNLEMNDIIISIDYAVPLGLIINELISNIFKHAFPNRQEGVISIRLFREKDKTINLELADNGIGFPKKFDPRKDGSMGLASVFSVIEYQLKGEVSIKSEKGLKWHIKINDENHKNRV